The Sebastes umbrosus isolate fSebUmb1 chromosome 23, fSebUmb1.pri, whole genome shotgun sequence genome contains a region encoding:
- the LOC119482794 gene encoding thymidine phosphorylase has translation MSSIADLIKKKRDGGALSDEDIKTFVHAVTNETIQECQTGAMLMAIWQKGMVDMETKNLTREMMSSGEVMSWPEEWSGLMVDKHSTGGVGDKVSLVLAPALAACGFKVPMISGRGLAHTGGTLDKLESIPGYNIQQSAAQILKILGSVGCCIVGQTETLVPADRILYALRDVTSTVDSLPLITGSIISKKAAESLNALVLDVKFGRAALYKDLDSARELAQSLVNAGNGLGIRTCAVLSRMDATIGRFVGNSLEVIESLETLKGKGPDDLMELVTTLGGLLLQVTGKVSDLPEGRKQISDAVIGGAALSKFQAMMEAQGVANETARSLCSANADYYRILRKSEHQMELKTLADGFVGDVDGLMLAEVIHKLGAGRSKAGEPVNHSVGAELLVSLGQKVQKGASWLRLHYEEPAPSPDQINRLQNALTLRTQEKKTLVREILLPK, from the exons ATGTCGTCTATCGCAGATCTGATcaagaagaagagagatggaggagcgtTAAGTGACGAAGACATCAAAACCTTCGTCCACGCTGTTACAAACGAAACTATACAGGAATGTCAGACCG GGGCCATGCTGATGGCTATCTGGCAGAAAGGAATGGTCGACATGGAGACTAAGAACCTGACCAGGGAGATGATGTCATCGGGGGAAGTGATGTCATGGCCAGAAGAGTGGTCGGGGCTGATGGTTGACAAACACTCAACAGGAGGGGTGGGAGATAAAGTCAGTCTGGTGTTGGCGCCGGCTCTAGCTGCCTGTGGCTTTAAG GTGCCTATGATCAGTGGGCGGGGCTTGGCTCACACCGGAGGAACTCTGGATAAACTGGAGTCAATTCCAGGATACAACATCCAACAATCAGCAGCTCAG ATTCTGAAGATCCTGGGCTCAGTGGGctgttgcattgtgggtcaGACGGAGACGTTGGTTCCTGCAGATCGAATCCTGTACGCTCTGCGGGATGTCACCAGCACCGTGGACAGCTTACCACTAATCACTG GCTCGATTATCTCAAAGAAAGCAGCCGAGTCTCTGAATGCTCTGGTGCTGGATGTGAAGTTTGGACGAGCTGCTCTCTACAAAGACCTGGACAGTGCTAGAGAACTAGCACAGTCATTA GTGAATGCCGGGAACGGCCTGGGCATACGTACGTGCGCGGTCCTCAGCCGTATGGACGCTACGATTGGTCGATTTGTGGGTAACAGTCTGGAGGTGATCGAGTCTCTGGAGACGCTGAAGGGAAAAGGACCCGACGACCTGATGGAGCTGGTCACAACTCTGG GCGGCCTGTTGCTGCAGGTGACTGGTAAAGTGTCTGACCTACCGGAGGGCAGGAAGCAGATTTCTGACGCTGTGATTGGTGGAGCTGCTCTGTCCAAGTTCCAGGCCATGATGGAGGCGCAGGGCGTAGCCAATGAGACGGCTCGCTCGCTGTGCTCCGCCAACGCAGATTACTACCGTATCCTGAGGAAATCAGAACATCAGATGGAACTGAAGACGCTTGCAGATG GTTTCGTCGGGGATGTCGATGGTTTGATGTTAGCTGAAGTCATTCATAAGTTGGGGGCGGGACGATCAAAGGCCGGagaacctgtcaatcacagcgtaGGAGCGGAGCTGCTGGTGTCGCTGGGTCAGAAGGTCCAGAAAG GCGCCTCCTGGCTGCGGCTCCATTATGAGGAACCGGCTCCCAGTCCAGACCAGATCAATCGACTGCAGAACGCTCTGACTCTGcgaacacaagaaaaaaaaactttagtgAGAGAAATACTGCTGCCTAAGTAA